A region of the Hyperolius riggenbachi isolate aHypRig1 chromosome 9, aHypRig1.pri, whole genome shotgun sequence genome:
gcgctgccccctggcggtatttttcataccgccaagggggttaatcacTCCTCACGCCTACAGCAATGTTTCCCTCCTCATCACCCTTCcaattccctcctcttccctgtaCCACGCCATCTCCTTAGGGGTAAAGTCTcaactgctggcaacaaaaaaaggttttttgAATGCTGTTTCAAACCATTAAGTTACTTACAGTACTTAATGGTATCCGTATTCCCATTTATTTTCTTAATAGCTATAAGTAAATATGGTAAAACACTTCTTGGCTGATATCTAAAAGATAAAATCTGGTAGGTCtcaaaaggggcccatacactggtcgatttcagccatcgatcgattctatggaatcgatcgatcagaaatcaattctaccaaatctatcgatcgatttgtggccgatttcgatcaatttgatctatctgacaggatggaaaatctaggttgatctgctgctgccagcagatcgatggcccaaaaagttgcattggatctaatggtccaataatgcatttagatcgatttccaatagattttattctgaaatctattggaaatctgttcctagtgtgtggcgcaCATTAGATagcttcctgtcagattcgacatgacaagcatctgacagaaatctatctgatggtcgaatgtgaatctgtatggccaccttaatgaccATTGCTTTGTTTTGTAAagtttaaagtataccagaggcgatgtgtgacattatgagataaatactgtaagtgtatgtacagtgcaaaacatgaataaacaggctgttttacttcttgtattttgcagcctgaaagagttcatttttaggcatggaagtgacagcttctgccttGTCTGTACCTTGTAGGGAATATAGtagacctcactgataagcagattacagccataaaaaagttttcctggcagaatactacttctgagtgcaagagatacaaaaaaaaaaaagaacaatagtttattttaactctgggaaacttaatagactgccacagaaaagaggcaacaaaacattcaatctactttgtaaatatttaaatataaaataaaaacatgggatatgtaaaaaataccatttttaggagtaggagaataaatacaatcgtttatctcattagttcatTTTCACCTCGGCTTCACTTTAACGTCCTTCTAGTTTTGACAGGTGGAAAACTTTAATGTTGACAcaaagcattaaagagacactgaagcgaaaaaaaaatatatgatataatgaattggttgtgtactatgaataattactagaagattagcagcaaagaaaatattctcatacttttattttcaggtatatagtgtttttttctaacattgcatcattctataatatgtgcagattacacaacactctgcattcaaaatgagtctttcagagcagtctgtgaactaatgacctctcctctagcagaggaaaagaaaacagttgagataataaaagtcagataacagccctctccacgactttgaaagtcgtagagcttaatggcttttttgcaaagagaaaacaactggagtttcttaactcttcctgtactaaaaacaattagactgatgtgtctgatcttaatgttttatttcttagctgtactacacatacaaatcataatatcataatttttttcccgcttcagtgtctctttaacctaccTGCATACATGTGATAGGTCAGACTTTCGATAAGTTTGACCACAGTCCCTCCCTTTATAATGGGGATTCCACCTCTGCTCTGCACATTTTCTTTGAAAACTATGTTCTCCTCCGAGTCCTCCTCCACAAAGCAGTAGACATCTGGACTAGGTAGACGCAATGGCTGCTCATTCTCTTCTTGAATCAGAACAGAGTCCAACATACGGTCCAATGTGCTGCGGTACTGCAGCGAGATCAGAGCTGCTATCCAATTGTTTTTTTTCTCGGCTGTCTTGGCAGCAAAAATAATACAGTTCTCATCTTTGGAGACCAGCTCGAAAGCATGCTTGTACTCCGGTATGTCTTCCCGGTCGGCGACCTGCACCTTCCACATGATGAACTTCTTCAGGCGGTATTCAGCTGAGCTGTAAGCCAGGGATGTGGGACTGGCCATGGTTCATCTTGCAGCTAAACATCAGGTCATCAAGCAGGAAGATGTGCCGTTCGTGTTTGGCCCTGACTCTGGTCAAAGAACCTTCCATGATGAACTCGTTACAGCACTGCTCGGTATCTCTACCTTCCCAGCCATCAATGTTCTTCTGGATTTCATTTATCTTCTTGATGGCCAAATGTTTGCTGCGTGTCTGTCGGTTGTACAGACGCCAAGTGGGCTCCCTAAAAACACAAGCCAGTTTAGTGCTTAAAGCTTACTTGTCATGTAaataaagatggtcaatgagatgctagaaatgctgcatttgattggcccattttcacagTTAGTGCTAGATGATTGCAATAATTATTATGATGTCACATTATCTACATTAAATTAAAATGGTGACTATCATAATTCCATTAAATTacaataattactagaatattgcaACACTTAAGACCTGATTTTCTACAACATGTGTGTAAAACCCAgtcacttacgaggccaaaatcttaaaaaaaatagTCTTAGTCCCCTAAGTGTTTTAAGTGTTTTAaaagaaagagccttcagagacacctaacaactcacacaggtgagaagccttgGTCAAGTTCAGAGTATGGGAAATGTTATTACTCAGAATGCAAACCTTCATAGACACGTCTGAATACACACTGGGGAGTGGCCTTTTTCATattcagagtgcgggaaagatttctatgacatagaaaactttcctatacaccaaaacactcacacaggtgacagatcatattcatgttcaaacttttatgaagcacatgataagacacacaggtaagaggtctctctgtcatgttcagaatgtgggaaaactttttatgatagaaagagccttcagagaaaCCTAAAAACTCATACagttgagaagccttattcatgttcagagggtgggaaatgttttactcagaatggaaacc
Encoded here:
- the LOC137531844 gene encoding son of sevenless homolog 2-like; the encoded protein is MASPTSLAYSSAEYRLKKFIMWKVQVADREDIPEYKHAFELVSKDENCIIFAAKTAEKKNNWIAALISLQYRSTLDRMLDSVLIQEENEQPLRLPSPDVYCFVEEDSEENIVFKENVQSRGGIPIIKGGTVVKLIESLTYHMYAAHLSRLKRLKATAADEDPLTVHGNAPRERVQPHCASMQAVLKKKKKNRKILDHTHN